The following proteins are encoded in a genomic region of Rhinoraja longicauda isolate Sanriku21f chromosome 28, sRhiLon1.1, whole genome shotgun sequence:
- the LOC144607291 gene encoding cortexin-1-like, producing the protein MNDAAAAMNDLSTVDDELSASWPTYLAGGSAHSVPMGAEQKTVFVFVIFLLIFLIILVVRCFRILLDPYSRMPASSWLDGKDGLERGQFDYALV; encoded by the coding sequence ATGAACGATGCTGCTGCCGCCATGAATGACCTGTCCACGGTGGACGACGAGCTGTCGGCGTCCTGGCCCACCTACCTGGCCGGGGGCTCGGCCCACTCCGTCCCCATGGGGGCCGAGCAGAAAACCGTCTTTGTCTTTGTGATTTTCCTGCTCATTTTCCTGATCATCCTGGTGGTGCGATGTTTCCGGATATTGCTGGACCCCTACAGCAGGATGCCCGCCTCCTCCTGGTTAGACGGCAAGGATGGGCTGGAGAGGGGCCAGTTTGACTACGCCTTGGTGTGA